The genomic DNA GATATGAGCCACCGAACGAACCAAGTGCGCCCATGCTGTTGATCAGCGCCATCGCACCACCGGCGACATTGGCCGGGAGAATCTCCGGCACGATCGCGAAGAACGGCCCGTAAGGCGCGTACATGCAGGCGCCGGCAATCACCAGCAGCGTGTACGACCACCAGAAATGTTCCGCGCCAAGCGCGTAGGAGCCGTAAAACGCAATCGAGGCGATCAGCAGCGGCGGCCAGACGAAGCGTTTGCGTTTTTGCAGTTTGTCCGAGCCCCATGAGACGGCGAGCATGCCGATCACCGCTGCCAGATACGGCAACGCCGACAGCCAGCCGGCCTCGATCATGTCCATTTGCGCGCCGGCCTTGAGGATCGACGGCAGCCACAGCACAAAGCCGTAGACGCCGATGCTCCAGCAGAAAAACTGCAACGCCAGGATGATCACCTTCGGCGAACGGAACGCCTCGGCGTAGTTCTTCACCGCTTTGATGCCGACCTGTTCGGCGGCCAGGGCGCTTTCCAGATCCTGCTTTTCATGGTCGGTCAGCCATTTGGCCTGGGCCGGACGATCATCGGCCAGACGCCACCAGATAAACGCCCACAGCACCGCCGGCAAACCTTCGATGATGAACATCCAGCGCCAGCTGAAATGCTGCACCAGGTACCCGGAAACCACCGACATCCACAGCATCGTGACCGGATTGCCGAGGATCAGAAAGGTGTTGGCTCGTGAGCGTTCGGCACGGGTGAACCAATGGCACAGGTACACCAGCATTGCCGGCATGACGGCGGCTTCGACCACGCCGAGCATGAACCGGATGACGATCAGCCAATAGGCGTTGGAGACCACGCCAGTCAACGTGGCGAGGCCGCCCCAGAGGATCAGACTGACGAAAATCAGTTT from Pseudomonas baetica includes the following:
- a CDS encoding MFS transporter codes for the protein MKTATLAARRWWYIMPIVFITYSLAYLDRANYGFAAASGMAEDLMITPGLSSLLGALFFLGYFFFQVPGAIYAQKHSVKKLIFVSLILWGGLATLTGVVSNAYWLIVIRFMLGVVEAAVMPAMLVYLCHWFTRAERSRANTFLILGNPVTMLWMSVVSGYLVQHFSWRWMFIIEGLPAVLWAFIWWRLADDRPAQAKWLTDHEKQDLESALAAEQVGIKAVKNYAEAFRSPKVIILALQFFCWSIGVYGFVLWLPSILKAGAQMDMIEAGWLSALPYLAAVIGMLAVSWGSDKLQKRKRFVWPPLLIASIAFYGSYALGAEHFWWSYTLLVIAGACMYAPYGPFFAIVPEILPANVAGGAMALINSMGALGSFGGSYLVGYLNSSTGSPGASYLLMSGALMLSVVLTIFLKPGASDRVVAKAVATRPVPAHS